One Ictalurus furcatus strain D&B chromosome 7, Billie_1.0, whole genome shotgun sequence genomic window, CTACCAAAACCACCAGAATGAGTGTTTTATTGAAATTGTGTTGTGATGTAAAGCATGGTATGACACCTTTTATTAGTTACATCAGCTGCTGGGCAACTGCAAAACTGCTTATTGGATTCAGGTGGGAGCAATTTGTGTGTCCCCACCTACAAGGGGGAAGGTATTTTCTTCCAATATAAAGCCATGAGGACTACTGGTAGAAGGCTTAAACcgtaaaataacatttaaacgTTAGCCTTTTGTAACGAAACGTTACCAATGGTTagggctgatttatttatttaggtcattgttttattatttatttattattgagctGAAATATATTGTTGCTTTCTAGGCGCAAGTTGACCAAGGAGGATATACCACAGATTAAGAGTAACATAAAGAAGCTGGAGTTGGACTGGGAGACAAAGTGGGCTGAATGTTTGAGTCACACTCCCTTGATCTCTTTCCTCAATGATGATCCTGTAAGTTTAAAGTGAATCTGTTTAACTTTCTTCAGGAATATCTATGTCTTTGAGACTGTTCTGAAGATCACTGCTATTTCGATTCATGTATTGTAACTTTATCTGCTTGTTATAACCAACtactttgtttaaataataaggTTGGTAGTGAAAACTTGGTTCTTTTCCTTTtgttgactttgtttattccTGACCTCTTGAACATGGACACAGGTCTTAGACTTCCTTTCTCCAATGCCTCCACTATCCTTCGAAGCAGCTTCTGAAGTTAGCTTCAAGGCTAGTATCTTCTCACACTATCCAGCTAAACTTTCTGGTAAGTTTAGTTGGCAGGTTTGTTTCTGGTTaggggtgtttttgttttttaaaattattttatttatctatttattgcGGCGGTCATTGCTTGATGTTGCCTGCATCCTTAGTGCAGtattcatgttttttgtttgtttgcttattcTGGATTTAGAACTAGCAGGACAGACTCCTAAAGATGAACATTGTAATGTTGAGCAAGAAGTCAAAACAGATGGTGATTTCTTAAGGTACCATAACTTCCAACTGTGCTTCAATATCTAGACCGATCAATAAGAATCTTTTGCAATATCTGTGTTTTAGTGACTGATTTCTCATAAGACCCATCTTCTTCCCCAGCAGCTCTCTTCCAATAGAGGACAAAACAgaagacacacttttttccaGTTGCTTTGCTTCACCAAGGCCAGTGACTCCATGTGGTGTTCATCGTTTAACTCCTGCTTGTGTTAAGATGCCATCAGTTGCTCCTACACCCAGCCCTTTTCAGGTAGGTATGAAATGGCTGAAAATACTGGCTTGCTTGTGTTGTGCGCACACATCGTAACTCCATTGGCTTATGAATATTTTTGTACTAAAAGTGTCTCGCTGTGAAACTTGTACAGCCATCATACTGAACTGTGATTTTGCCAGCACTGATCTTCCTACTGTAGCTTTCTGATAAATGGAGTTTATGGAAACTGCAGTGGTGAAGCAGGTGTTATAATGAAGTTGGTGTGACTAGTAGTTTAAATCTGAGTTCCGTCCTCTTAATAGGCTTATTCTATGAAATAATTGTCCTTAATGTGTAGTTATGAGAATATGGGCATGTGGCACAGGAGGTGGTTCACACTTTGAATTGGTATGTAATCATGGCTGATGCCAACTATGTATGGGGtctcccaaaagtctccacacatgggactgtttgccagcaccacttCAGTTGTGCCTTTTGTAAGTAGATGTTCGTGGATGTTTACTTCGCAGTTGgcctgcaacacttccagtctttctgAATTTAAGTTTGACAACAACGTTGTATGATGTTTGCCATGTTTATTGtcagtccatcgcaaccttgcgacagcttcctgatccatccacgagaatgatttcaatatgctcttcttttgtcaaaggcattatTAAACGCTATCTGGGGGGAAGAGAAATTTtggaatacattttattattaattacccTTATGTATGGAGTCTTGGGACACGCTGTAGTAGTGGTCTTGAAGGAGTGACCTCAAAGTGCTCTTTTGAATGTCAAGCAACAGGTAGAGGTAGTAGGTAACTGATACATGGGAAGTTCCGAATTATGTGCTGCTCATCACTAGCTTTCCCGAGATTATACCTGCTTTCTGATGACCGGGGTGAATTAAGGGAAATCGcaacagacagatacagagcaTACAATCCTTTGTTTATGAGGATTGTTGCTCGAAATTGTTCACAATAATGCAAAGTCTGTAAAAAGAATCAGATTTGCCATGGTGTCctaaaagctgtctttggtagCATTATGAAAACCTTGTATTTTTGTAAGTGTTCTCTCGTTGTTTACAGGCGAGCAAGAGCAGACCCTTGCCTTCACAAACGAAGACGTCTGCTGTGAGGCCAAAGGCTCAGATTCTGGATTTGGAATATGAGAATCTAGCAAGTCAGGCATGTACAGACTATCAACTACTCAGTATCCTGTGATTCTGCAgtgaaaactgtgtgtgtggtgggaaaCTGATACATGGGAAGTTCCGAATTATGTGCTGCTCATCACTAGCTTTCCCAAGATAATACCTGCTTTCTGATGACCGGGGCGAATTAAGGGAAATCGCAACGGACAGATACGGAGCAGACAATCCTTGTGTTCATAAGTGTTTTGGTCTATGTGTAATTGAACTGTGTTTAAGTGCAGTTTGTCTGCCTTTTAGTTTGCTGACGCTGTGACCATGAGTCCAGTggatggaggaagaagaagcgGTATGGAGCTGGAGCAGTTGCTCAATACATTATCAGACCCCTTTACAGCAAAGAAACAGCTCCCTCGCACACCAGAAAGCTTGAGTAAGTTTCCATTGCAGTTTTTTGAAAGGAATTTCTAAAGGCATgggaatgatttttttaaatttatttatttatttatttatttatttatttaaatagacATTTGTGCAAATAAAACTCCTCATACCAGCATTTAGTCAGGTAGATGAAGCTTTTATTGACCTGAGGGGTCTTCTGTACTTTGAATTAGTTCTTAATTTCTGTGACTTTATCTCTTAATATAAAtggcttatttatttcagttatgGATGTCAGAACATCATGGAGAAAAGCAGTGGAAGAAGGGAAGGTTGAGAAAAAGCATGAGAAATGTAATGATAGCCTAACGCCAATTTTTGAGATTAAAGAAAGAAGCCCCAATCCAGAAACCTTTTCCTTGAGAGATTCTTCAATACTGATGGCTAACCCTCTCCCATGTAGTCCCCTTCCACCCCAGCAGGGGACCTCTCAGCACTCTACTCTTGCCTGGGACATGTCGCATCTGGAGGCTCTAAGCCAAACCTCCAGCAACATCATCCACTTCAGCATTGATCATGAGACATTTCCAGATCCAGAGAATGACACTTCATTCAACTGCAGTGATTGCTCACAGGTGGTGGAAGAACTTCTTCTCCCCCCAGTTACAGCATGCTCTCCTGCAGTAGAAACTACACACCAAATGGTTCGAAGACATCTGAATGAGTCCCCTTTTATGGGGAGGTTCAAGGACACACACGCTGACTTCATGCCATCAGCATTAAGGACAAGTCCAGGGTTGGGTAGTTGTAGTGGGGAGAAGGTATTTTCTCTGGACTTGGACCAATTGGAGagtttctcctctcctctacgAGAGGAGCTTACCCTACCCAATCTTATAGCATTCTCACCTATGGATGAGCTCTAATCAGAGTCTGGTGTCTTAATTCATAGTACAAACAGTTCAGGGAACAACTACTGTTTTTCACCTTTCTGTGTTACAGTGCCACTATTGACAGACTGGTTGTGGGGAACTCTGGAAGTTGAAATCTGGAGAAACTTTTACTCTCTAACCTTGcagcttttctctttttaaagtaGCTCTGTTCAGTCCTAACAACAATGTGTTTATTTCAACACCTGGTTTGTCTTAATCAAAATCCAAGATTTGtactaatatttttttttttttaaatgttcattgttatgaatgacgtGAGCAATTCTAAGAGAAGATTGGACAGGTTTAAGAACGGCCAATATGAATTTAGGCTAATGCAACGAGAATGACTTAAGCAGTTTCTCAATTGTAATAAAGTATCTTTGTGCACTGTTGAttgagtttttttgtgtcttAATTATACCAGAGTGTAAATTTCCATAAACAAGCTCAATCTGTACACTCTGAAGAGTGTAGCGGAATACATTCATTGTCCTGCTTTTTCATGATGGGGGTCAGTCCAGACTTTGCTATTGCCAGCCATAGATTGCAGCTCCTCCTGGGACATCTGCAGATATTGCCAAGCCACCGCTGAGATACAGGGTGCTTCTCAATATTCAAATTGATGCTTCCTCGCTCCTCTGTCCTCCAGCCCATGACCTAGAAATTGATCGGTCAACCATCTTGAAGTACATAGCAATTCTCTATTTGCTCCGTGAGGAAGCTTCCAGCAGCGCTAGGAGTGAGGATACACAGGTGTATCCTATGCGGAAGTGCTTCTTGTCAAAAACTGATGCATgtataaattcccctcctcctttacatctaCAATCTTGAACAAAAAGTcctgtgatgatgtgatggaattttgtgtgaaatataattaaataataggcTTACAATaagtattgtaattaattgatccttgcatgtttgCATATGCAGAGCTGCACAAAAGATGTGATAAATTGTGTATTAATTCAGTGTggaataacccagacatttcatatactatcagtgcattttgctttattaagaatgttatTAACCAAACTCCAACaacataacagcacaccctgaagtgcagtgaggtcatccatttgagcacagtcatcattaaCTGGTGTTGCTTTGAAGTGATGcttgagagagagcgaggatatTATGTTCCATTTGACTTGCTTCGGTTTCTCTCTCCTCAGATCTCATCCTTGCATCTTTCCCTAAGGTGGGTGGAGCTAAGATGTGAGAAAGGAAACGAGGatgaagaaatgagaagcacccagAAACTCTCTAGGGGGTCCTGGGTCTGCTCCAGCATCTTTGTCCAGTAAGATGCATGATACTACTATAGTGGGAGCTGACCAAGCACCCTTCCTTGTAAGGTGTCCAAACCATGTACTGTTGCCTCTCATTTTGGAGGAGTGTCCTCATggtatattcatttattttgctggCAACCAGCTTTCCGCATGGAATCAACTTGGACATATTTTGTAAAAAGCAAACCCTTTGTACTTTCTCAGAAACAAaggtacttttccttgttgcgGTGGTGGTATCAGAAGGGTACATTTTTTGTATCTTTTCAACCTGGGAAGATGCATGTAGTGCAAAGCTTTAAACATAGTCTACATCAATGGTCCTCAAGGTCCAATCATGTACCTTCAAATTATTTTTCATAGCTACTCTAtattcacatttccaggtgaaagatgtACCCTTGATACCCCATGCACCAAGGAAAGGTACTTCAATTTCTTAGTGTTAGGTTCTAGGTTGAAAGTTGAATGGTTCTTTAAATGAAGCAAAGTGAATAATAATCCATTGGGGTGCTATTTTATGTGAATAGGCTCCATCCAGCATCCATAATAGTTTTCAGTGTGACTCTGGAGGAGCCATACAACAAGGTTTCCCTTCTAGAAAAGTTTTCCAGTAGAAAACTAGCACGATGAACCACCTAAAAGGAGACCCTGGTCATTTAGACACTTTAATAAgcctgtactgtactgttttcAACTGACACCTGTTAGGCTGTGACGTACATTTTAAGATAGGGGGCACAAGtaaactgtgtaaaatgtagacggtggaaaaataaaagtagAGCAGTACGAGTGGCTGTTCTGGGCGGCTCCATTCCGCCTCCAGGACTCCGAGAAAGCCGAGAGCTCACAGCGAAGTAACGCAACACAAACATGGCGCCCACTCGCAACGCTACACACCGCTGAGAGTAACGACAGCACGGCGGGGAAAGTTTCCACACAGAAGCGTCTCGCTTTCGTCTTGGACGTCCAGTG contains:
- the haus6 gene encoding HAUS augmin-like complex subunit 6 isoform X1; the encoded protein is MMCNVQDAGGKYLWWCLQSLEFHLDVAASTKGKTNMKHLNLGMNMFDKPNKEAAYLVVHFLFKKLNPSRVQDVFRHCWPVLDHKADAEFRKVTFGWLQEIVNEKGSNFPKVVASHLHSSSGPRFINLMLHLAKYVMLKIMRTSSTDGTWVPEAAAVPASSQELEMKRFQMVKRRFQRVSVKQDAFIQEYQKRARHLEKSLKDHKAEDVKYDDLLKKYENKTNLEKDLLEKIHKVQSMWAEIDESLSRLEGERSVLASVIEGKVDQYVLDGKDISVKIPAVLLERMERLSPQTSPGSLYEGGLPVILRLFELLNVGLRLLNEERAKLSGLTSQLSHQPLQEQALLMNRSKEMLKNMRRKLTKEDIPQIKSNIKKLELDWETKWAECLSHTPLISFLNDDPVLDFLSPMPPLSFEAASEVSFKASIFSHYPAKLSELAGQTPKDEHCNVEQEVKTDGDFLSSSLPIEDKTEDTLFSSCFASPRPVTPCGVHRLTPACVKMPSVAPTPSPFQASKSRPLPSQTKTSAVRPKAQILDLEYENLASQFADAVTMSPVDGGRRSGMELEQLLNTLSDPFTAKKQLPRTPESLIMDVRTSWRKAVEEGKVEKKHEKCNDSLTPIFEIKERSPNPETFSLRDSSILMANPLPCSPLPPQQGTSQHSTLAWDMSHLEALSQTSSNIIHFSIDHETFPDPENDTSFNCSDCSQVVEELLLPPVTACSPAVETTHQMVRRHLNESPFMGRFKDTHADFMPSALRTSPGLGSCSGEKVFSLDLDQLESFSSPLREELTLPNLIAFSPMDEL
- the haus6 gene encoding HAUS augmin-like complex subunit 6 isoform X2, which gives rise to MMCNVQDAGGKYLWWCLQSLEFHLDVAASTKGKTNMKHLNLGMNMFDKPNKEAAYLVVHFLFKKLNPSRVQDVFRHCWPVLDHKADAEFRKVTFGWLQEIVNEKGSNFPKVVASHLHSSSGPRFINLMLHLAKYVMLKIMRTSSTDGTWVPEAAAVPASSQELEMKRFQMVKRRFQRVSVKQDAFIQEYQKRARHLEKSLKDHKAEDVKYDDLLKKYENKTNLEKDLLEKIHKVQSMWAEIDESLSRLEGERSVLASVIEGKVDQYVLDGKDISVKIPAVLLERMERLSPQTSPGSLYEGGLPVILRLFELLNVGLRLLNEERAKLSGLTSQLSHQPLQEQALLMNRSKEMLKNMRRKLTKEDIPQIKSNIKKLELDWETKWAECLSHTPLISFLNDDPVLDFLSPMPPLSFEAASEVSFKASIFSHYPAKLSELAGQTPKDEHCNVEQEVKTDGDFLSSLPIEDKTEDTLFSSCFASPRPVTPCGVHRLTPACVKMPSVAPTPSPFQASKSRPLPSQTKTSAVRPKAQILDLEYENLASQFADAVTMSPVDGGRRSGMELEQLLNTLSDPFTAKKQLPRTPESLIMDVRTSWRKAVEEGKVEKKHEKCNDSLTPIFEIKERSPNPETFSLRDSSILMANPLPCSPLPPQQGTSQHSTLAWDMSHLEALSQTSSNIIHFSIDHETFPDPENDTSFNCSDCSQVVEELLLPPVTACSPAVETTHQMVRRHLNESPFMGRFKDTHADFMPSALRTSPGLGSCSGEKVFSLDLDQLESFSSPLREELTLPNLIAFSPMDEL
- the haus6 gene encoding HAUS augmin-like complex subunit 6 isoform X3; this translates as MFDKPNKEAAYLVVHFLFKKLNPSRVQDVFRHCWPVLDHKADAEFRKVTFGWLQEIVNEKGSNFPKVVASHLHSSSGPRFINLMLHLAKYVMLKIMRTSSTDGTWVPEAAAVPASSQELEMKRFQMVKRRFQRVSVKQDAFIQEYQKRARHLEKSLKDHKAEDVKYDDLLKKYENKTNLEKDLLEKIHKVQSMWAEIDESLSRLEGERSVLASVIEGKVDQYVLDGKDISVKIPAVLLERMERLSPQTSPGSLYEGGLPVILRLFELLNVGLRLLNEERAKLSGLTSQLSHQPLQEQALLMNRSKEMLKNMRRKLTKEDIPQIKSNIKKLELDWETKWAECLSHTPLISFLNDDPVLDFLSPMPPLSFEAASEVSFKASIFSHYPAKLSELAGQTPKDEHCNVEQEVKTDGDFLSSSLPIEDKTEDTLFSSCFASPRPVTPCGVHRLTPACVKMPSVAPTPSPFQASKSRPLPSQTKTSAVRPKAQILDLEYENLASQFADAVTMSPVDGGRRSGMELEQLLNTLSDPFTAKKQLPRTPESLIMDVRTSWRKAVEEGKVEKKHEKCNDSLTPIFEIKERSPNPETFSLRDSSILMANPLPCSPLPPQQGTSQHSTLAWDMSHLEALSQTSSNIIHFSIDHETFPDPENDTSFNCSDCSQVVEELLLPPVTACSPAVETTHQMVRRHLNESPFMGRFKDTHADFMPSALRTSPGLGSCSGEKVFSLDLDQLESFSSPLREELTLPNLIAFSPMDEL